Proteins from a genomic interval of Thermoanaerobacterium thermosaccharolyticum DSM 571:
- the trxB gene encoding thioredoxin-disulfide reductase: protein MYDLIILGGGPAGLAAGLYACRSKLDTVMIEQMYVGGQIVTTYEIENYPGFDGISGPDLINKMEAQAKSYGLQIYNEEVVGLDITGKVKKVTTNKKTYEAKAIILATGATPKELGFDKERKFRGSGVSYCATCDGAFYKDQVVAVVGGGDTAMEDSNYLTKFAKKVYVIHRRDKLRATKTLQDRAFANPKIEFIWDTVVKDIQGEYGVEGLVLKNVKTNEESTLKVDGVFIAIGLSPNSDLVRGIVDTDEYGYILTDEDMKTNIPGVFAAGDVRKKTLRQVVTATADGAIAAYVAEKYIDSLE, encoded by the coding sequence ATGTACGATCTAATCATACTGGGCGGTGGGCCGGCAGGACTTGCTGCAGGACTCTATGCATGCAGATCCAAATTAGATACTGTCATGATAGAGCAAATGTATGTAGGAGGCCAAATTGTAACAACATATGAGATAGAAAACTATCCGGGCTTTGACGGTATTAGCGGTCCTGACCTAATAAATAAAATGGAAGCGCAGGCAAAAAGCTATGGACTGCAGATTTATAACGAAGAAGTTGTAGGCCTTGATATAACAGGCAAAGTAAAAAAGGTAACCACAAATAAAAAGACATATGAGGCAAAAGCAATAATACTTGCCACAGGAGCAACACCTAAAGAATTAGGCTTTGATAAAGAGAGAAAATTCAGAGGCTCTGGTGTTTCATATTGTGCTACTTGCGATGGAGCTTTTTATAAAGATCAGGTAGTTGCAGTTGTAGGTGGTGGAGATACTGCTATGGAGGACTCCAATTATTTGACTAAATTTGCAAAAAAGGTTTATGTTATTCATAGAAGGGATAAGCTGAGAGCCACAAAAACTCTTCAAGATAGAGCATTTGCAAATCCTAAAATAGAATTCATTTGGGATACTGTTGTTAAGGATATACAAGGAGAATACGGTGTTGAAGGACTAGTTTTAAAAAATGTCAAGACGAATGAAGAAAGCACTCTAAAGGTTGATGGTGTGTTTATTGCTATAGGTTTAAGCCCGAATTCCGATTTAGTAAGAGGCATTGTAGATACAGATGAGTATGGTTATATATTAACTGATGAAGACATGAAAACAAATATACCGGGTGTTTTTGCTGCAGGAGATGTCAGAAAGAAGACATTGAGGCAGGTAGTAACCGCTACTGCAGATGGTGCTATTGCGGCTTATGTAGCAGAAAAATATATAGATAGTCTGGAGTAA
- the cwlD gene encoding N-acetylmuramoyl-L-alanine amidase CwlD, translating to MKPNRYLLLAGLMLLLVFLISFLNKSIETINYIPVMNKIVVIDAGHGGNDPGKPGKYGKDEDELNLEIASKLKNLIEESGGIVLMTREDDALTDSDIMKDLKNRVYAGNDVKGDILLSIHLNSFPDPKYKGAQVFYQKNSKEGKLLAEIIQDELRKTLDSNNDRMAKETSTFYILRHAKMPAVIIECGFMSNPEEEKLLNDEKYQYKIAWAIFKGILRYFKENL from the coding sequence ATGAAACCTAATAGATACCTGTTACTTGCCGGTTTAATGCTTCTACTTGTCTTCCTTATCAGTTTTTTGAATAAATCAATTGAAACTATAAACTACATTCCTGTAATGAATAAAATAGTGGTAATCGATGCGGGTCATGGAGGAAATGATCCGGGTAAGCCTGGGAAATATGGAAAAGATGAAGATGAGCTTAACCTGGAAATAGCCTCCAAACTTAAGAATCTAATAGAAGAAAGCGGTGGTATCGTACTTATGACGAGGGAAGACGATGCATTAACTGATAGCGATATAATGAAAGATTTAAAAAACAGGGTGTATGCTGGCAATGATGTAAAAGGAGATATTTTGTTAAGCATTCATCTTAACAGTTTTCCTGATCCTAAATATAAAGGTGCACAGGTTTTTTATCAAAAAAATTCAAAAGAAGGTAAGCTTCTGGCAGAGATAATACAAGACGAATTAAGAAAAACTTTAGATTCTAATAACGACAGGATGGCAAAAGAAACAAGCACTTTTTACATATTGAGACATGCAAAGATGCCTGCTGTCATTATCGAGTGCGGTTTTATGTCGAATCCGGAAGAAGAGAAACTTTTAAATGACGAAAAATACCAGTATAAAATTGCATGGGCTATATTTAAAGGTATTCTTAGATATTTCAAAGAAAATTTATGA
- a CDS encoding efflux RND transporter periplasmic adaptor subunit: MHIDGTGNLDADKRVITLKGNGTVKKVYHKVGDKVKAGELLYQIEDDNLNQQLQDALINLELAQEQLDNDTKSYNDTISKQKIISSYSGIVDSINVKVGQNVNPGTAIAVITDYSNASIKVPFNGSQINNIKVGQSADVYLYNSYTTVKGIVTDVSTQAIPVNGASYYYVTVSLPNPGALTDGMTAQVTVHTNIGDERAIQNGTLSVKNSNTVTASIQGTIASINVKEGQKVSAGTLIATLTSDVNDIQIKNDNLKLQQAQSNYDNIQSQINSLNIYAPIDGVIISQNINEGDELSGQSSSNYSSNASSGGNSNTSNSSNTSVSSLSSITNQSDTAVIVNNNNYSVDVPIDETDISKIKIGQKATLTTDDLQGETFEGTVTEISSIPTIQNNVASYDVTVSLPYTDKLKLGQTMNVSIIVAQKENTLLLPIEAVQTNGNNKYVILYNENNSNNNGGRARNIRQVQTGLYNDKYIEILSGLNEGDKVLIFGAATSSTNNNNSRSGFSGFGGENFGNRSFGGGSGGAGFIIRQQSGGNRSRN; the protein is encoded by the coding sequence ATGCATATAGATGGGACAGGAAATCTTGATGCGGACAAGAGAGTGATAACTTTAAAAGGTAATGGAACAGTAAAAAAAGTCTATCATAAAGTAGGAGACAAAGTAAAGGCTGGTGAACTGCTATATCAGATAGAGGATGACAATTTGAACCAGCAACTTCAAGATGCTTTAATAAATTTGGAATTAGCGCAAGAACAACTTGATAACGATACAAAGTCTTATAATGATACTATTTCAAAACAAAAAATAATATCTTCGTATTCGGGTATCGTCGATAGTATAAATGTTAAAGTAGGGCAAAATGTAAATCCTGGGACAGCAATAGCTGTTATAACTGACTATTCGAATGCATCTATAAAAGTTCCGTTTAATGGCTCGCAGATAAATAATATAAAGGTTGGACAGAGTGCAGATGTTTACCTTTATAATTCATATACTACAGTAAAAGGAATCGTAACGGATGTATCAACACAAGCGATACCTGTTAATGGTGCATCATATTATTATGTTACAGTAAGCCTGCCAAATCCGGGTGCATTGACGGATGGTATGACAGCACAGGTAACTGTACATACCAATATTGGTGATGAAAGAGCCATTCAAAATGGAACATTAAGTGTTAAAAATTCAAATACCGTGACAGCGTCAATACAGGGAACGATTGCAAGCATAAATGTAAAAGAAGGACAGAAAGTAAGTGCTGGAACATTAATAGCTACATTAACGAGTGATGTAAATGATATACAAATTAAAAATGATAATTTAAAGTTGCAGCAAGCACAGAGCAATTATGACAATATTCAAAGTCAGATAAATTCTTTAAATATTTATGCACCTATTGACGGAGTTATTATATCGCAGAATATAAACGAAGGTGATGAACTGTCTGGTCAATCCAGTTCAAATTACAGCTCGAACGCTAGCTCTGGAGGTAATTCTAATACAAGCAATAGTAGCAATACGTCAGTAAGCAGCCTTTCGTCTATTACCAACCAATCAGATACAGCAGTAATAGTTAACAACAATAATTATTCTGTAGATGTGCCCATAGATGAGACTGATATAAGCAAGATAAAAATAGGGCAGAAAGCAACGCTTACAACAGATGATTTACAAGGAGAGACATTTGAAGGAACTGTGACAGAAATATCATCAATACCGACAATACAAAATAATGTAGCATCGTACGATGTAACTGTATCACTGCCGTATACAGATAAGCTAAAGCTTGGTCAGACTATGAATGTTTCTATCATTGTTGCCCAGAAAGAAAACACATTGCTGCTTCCTATAGAAGCAGTTCAGACGAATGGAAATAACAAGTATGTAATCTTGTACAATGAAAATAATTCAAATAATAATGGAGGAAGGGCGAGGAATATAAGGCAAGTACAAACTGGACTTTACAATGACAAGTATATAGAAATATTGAGTGGTTTAAATGAAGGTGATAAAGTATTGATATTTGGTGCCGCTACCTCTTCGACGAATAACAATAATAGTCGTAGTGGTTTCAGTGGCTTTGGTGGCGAAAACTTCGGAAACAGAAGCTTTGGCGGAGGATCAGGAGGAGCTGGTTTTATAATAAGGCAACAATCTGGTGGGAATAGGAGTAGAAATTAG
- a CDS encoding LysM peptidoglycan-binding domain-containing protein, with product MITLEFTYVVKSGDTLFSIAKKFNTSVESIISRNNIVNPSLIYPGQTLIIPVTGVYYTVMPGDTVYIIGQKFGIPYESIIYVNNILYPYTIYPGQMLFIPGANKLMQSESEIHQMYYTPPMTPIGEMYDMPPTAPTQHMPCPTYYVVQPGDTLWSISNRFGISLDEIIRANYFMDPNMIYPGQTIIIPCPSKTVPMPPSPPVYEHPKEGRMVYVVKPGDTLYTIAMRFNTTVDAILKANPDIQNPSLIYPGQRIIIPVSKESENNDSAQAQSESKSEKGSEKTDENREEKASEDNDEKGKTIQ from the coding sequence ATGATTACTTTAGAGTTTACGTATGTTGTAAAGTCAGGTGATACTTTATTTTCAATTGCTAAGAAATTTAATACTTCTGTCGAATCGATAATATCGAGAAACAATATTGTAAATCCTTCCCTCATATATCCCGGTCAAACTCTCATAATACCTGTTACCGGAGTATACTATACAGTAATGCCAGGTGATACAGTTTATATTATAGGGCAAAAGTTTGGCATTCCATATGAATCGATAATTTATGTAAATAACATACTATATCCCTATACAATATATCCCGGACAAATGTTATTCATACCTGGTGCTAATAAACTTATGCAATCAGAGTCAGAAATACATCAAATGTATTATACACCACCGATGACTCCAATAGGAGAAATGTACGACATGCCGCCAACAGCACCTACACAACATATGCCTTGCCCGACTTATTATGTTGTACAGCCAGGAGATACTTTATGGAGTATATCAAATAGATTCGGCATTTCATTAGATGAGATAATAAGGGCAAATTATTTTATGGATCCTAATATGATCTACCCGGGTCAAACTATCATCATCCCATGTCCATCAAAAACTGTACCTATGCCACCTTCACCACCTGTATATGAACATCCAAAGGAAGGCAGAATGGTATACGTAGTAAAACCCGGTGATACTCTTTATACAATCGCTATGAGATTCAATACGACAGTAGATGCTATCCTGAAAGCTAATCCTGATATCCAAAATCCTTCACTTATATACCCGGGGCAGAGAATAATAATACCTGTTTCGAAAGAGTCTGAAAATAATGACAGTGCTCAAGCACAGAGTGAAAGTAAATCAGAAAAAGGCAGTGAAAAAACAGACGAAAATAGAGAGGAAAAAGCCAGTGAAGATAACGATGAAAAAGGAAAGACCATCCAATAA
- a CDS encoding ABC transporter ATP-binding protein codes for MMENRKENKNVITMKNISKIYKMGDNIVKALDNINLTVDEGEFVSIVGPSGSGKSTLMNIIGCLDVMTEGEYYLNGNDTRKLNENKLAELRSSEIGFIFQSFNLLQKLSALENVELPMIYKGIPAKERYNRAVELLTMVGLEKRIHHRPTELSGGQQQRVAIARALANNPHLILADEPTGNLDSQSGKEVMKIIKELNERGNTIILITHDINVANQAKRTVKIMDGKIYE; via the coding sequence ATGATGGAAAATAGAAAAGAAAACAAAAATGTGATCACGATGAAAAACATATCAAAAATATACAAGATGGGAGACAACATAGTAAAAGCCCTTGACAACATAAACTTAACCGTCGATGAAGGAGAATTTGTATCAATTGTTGGACCATCAGGCTCAGGAAAATCAACACTGATGAATATAATAGGGTGCCTTGATGTCATGACAGAAGGAGAATACTACCTAAATGGAAACGACACGAGGAAGCTTAATGAAAACAAACTTGCCGAATTAAGGTCCAGCGAAATAGGATTCATATTTCAAAGCTTCAACCTCCTTCAGAAGCTGTCAGCATTAGAAAATGTAGAACTGCCAATGATATACAAAGGTATACCTGCAAAAGAAAGATACAATAGAGCAGTAGAACTATTGACGATGGTAGGTCTGGAAAAAAGAATACACCACAGGCCAACAGAACTATCAGGAGGACAGCAGCAGAGAGTAGCAATAGCAAGAGCCCTTGCCAACAACCCACACCTTATACTAGCAGACGAACCAACAGGAAACCTGGACTCCCAAAGCGGGAAAGAAGTCATGAAAATAATAAAAGAACTAAACGAAAGAGGCAACACTATAATACTGATAACACACGACATAAACGTAGCAAACCAAGCAAAAAGAACAGTAAAAATCATGGACGGAAAAATATATGAATAA
- a CDS encoding ABC transporter permease, translating to MALMQAIKMSLKSIIDNKLRSFLTMLGIVIGVMSVIGLVSLGQGATEGVTSQIKSMGSNLIMVSIMGRGMDTSLSYNQAMSIGDSPYIKEISPIMSANAYAKYGDQSYEESINGVNENYMSLRNLKLAEGRFILSIDNDMRQKVAVIGSNVASDLFGFTDPLGKTIQLDGNNFTVVGVLASGGSSISNSYDDSIFIPIKTMFVFQRNRGITQIYLSATEEQYVNIAQYHVENMLNTIFKGDTNAYRILNQSDLLSTVNSVSNTLSMMLGGIAGIALIVGGIGIMNIMLVSVTERTREIGIRKALGAKKKDILLQFMIESLTISGVGGIVGVIFGFIASYLMGHFMNMTVSPSINTIIISFSFSLLIGLFFGMYPANKAAGLKPIEALRYE from the coding sequence ATGGCATTAATGCAAGCAATAAAAATGTCCTTAAAAAGCATAATAGACAACAAACTAAGATCATTTCTGACAATGCTGGGAATAGTAATAGGCGTAATGTCAGTAATAGGACTAGTAAGCTTAGGACAAGGAGCAACAGAAGGAGTAACATCCCAGATAAAAAGCATGGGGTCAAACCTGATAATGGTATCAATAATGGGCAGGGGTATGGATACATCCCTGTCCTACAACCAAGCCATGTCAATAGGAGACTCCCCATACATAAAAGAAATATCACCAATAATGAGTGCAAACGCATATGCCAAGTACGGTGACCAATCATACGAAGAAAGCATAAACGGAGTAAATGAAAACTACATGTCACTGAGAAATTTAAAACTTGCAGAAGGACGATTCATACTATCAATAGACAATGACATGAGACAGAAAGTAGCTGTAATAGGAAGCAATGTAGCCAGCGACCTATTTGGATTCACAGACCCACTGGGCAAGACAATCCAGCTGGACGGAAACAACTTCACAGTAGTAGGAGTATTAGCATCAGGCGGTTCATCAATATCAAACTCGTACGACGACTCAATATTCATACCAATAAAGACAATGTTCGTATTTCAGAGAAACAGAGGAATAACCCAGATATACCTAAGTGCAACTGAAGAGCAGTATGTAAACATAGCACAATATCACGTAGAAAACATGCTAAACACCATATTCAAAGGAGACACAAACGCATATAGAATACTGAATCAATCAGACCTCTTATCAACAGTAAATAGTGTCAGCAACACATTATCAATGATGCTGGGAGGAATAGCAGGCATAGCTTTAATAGTAGGTGGCATAGGCATAATGAACATAATGTTAGTATCAGTAACAGAAAGGACGAGAGAGATAGGCATAAGAAAAGCATTAGGAGCAAAGAAAAAAGACATACTGCTGCAGTTTATGATAGAATCACTGACGATAAGTGGAGTTGGAGGAATAGTAGGAGTAATTTTTGGTTTTATAGCATCGTACTTGATGGGGCATTTTATGAACATGACAGTAAGCCCATCAATAAACACGATAATAATTTCATTTTCGTTTTCCCTCTTAATAGGGCTGTTCTTTGGAATGTATCCTGCTAACAAGGCAGCAGGACTAAAGCCAATTGAAGCTTTGCGATATGAGTAA
- a CDS encoding MazG-like family protein, with protein sequence METKYKAISLPQLNNLKPSLESTALKLMEEAGELAQAIGKFRGLNGENITMSNKDVAEKISEELLDVAQVAVSMMFVLEDQYSINIDEKLNEHIEKLKRKGYIK encoded by the coding sequence ATGGAGACAAAGTATAAAGCTATCAGTTTACCTCAACTTAATAACCTTAAGCCTTCCCTGGAGTCTACCGCATTGAAGCTTATGGAAGAAGCAGGAGAGTTAGCACAGGCAATAGGAAAATTCAGGGGATTAAATGGAGAAAATATAACAATGTCTAATAAGGATGTGGCAGAGAAAATTTCAGAAGAACTTCTAGATGTTGCACAGGTAGCTGTATCTATGATGTTTGTCTTGGAAGATCAATACAGTATAAATATTGATGAAAAGTTGAATGAGCACATCGAGAAACTGAAGAGAAAGGGATACATCAAATGA
- a CDS encoding AAA family ATPase, which produces METIVKIIDNISKVIIGKTEEVKLVLVALLSGGHVLIEDVPGVGKTSLVKALAKSINADFKRIQFTPDLLPSDVIGVSIYNPEKGVFEFKQGPIMSQILLADEINRTSPKTQSSLLEAMEERQVTVDGKTYMLPRPFMVIATQNPIEYDGTFRLPEAQLDRFMIKVNLGYPDIKHEIEMLKRFEALDPLEDLKPVVSIMEILKMQNEVKSVYVDDSILDYIITIVNNTRNLSTVLLGASPRAAISLMKASQAKAFIEGRNYVLPDDVKYLSVPVLSHRIILKNEARFNNLDERSVIKDILNATKVPVVKKYA; this is translated from the coding sequence ATGGAAACGATAGTTAAAATTATTGACAATATAAGCAAAGTAATAATAGGAAAGACAGAAGAAGTGAAGTTGGTGCTGGTGGCACTCTTATCTGGTGGACATGTTCTCATAGAAGATGTTCCAGGAGTTGGAAAAACATCATTAGTTAAAGCATTGGCGAAGTCAATTAATGCTGATTTTAAGAGAATCCAATTTACGCCGGATCTATTGCCATCCGATGTTATTGGCGTTTCTATTTACAATCCAGAAAAAGGAGTATTTGAGTTTAAACAAGGACCTATAATGAGTCAAATATTGCTGGCTGACGAGATAAACAGAACATCACCTAAAACACAATCAAGTCTTTTGGAGGCAATGGAGGAAAGGCAGGTTACAGTAGATGGAAAGACTTACATGTTGCCTCGGCCTTTTATGGTAATCGCCACACAAAATCCTATTGAATACGATGGTACATTTAGACTTCCCGAGGCACAGCTAGACAGATTCATGATTAAAGTCAATTTAGGATATCCAGATATTAAGCACGAGATTGAAATGCTTAAAAGGTTTGAGGCGTTAGATCCTCTTGAAGATTTAAAGCCTGTTGTGTCGATAATGGAAATATTGAAAATGCAAAATGAAGTAAAGTCTGTCTATGTTGATGACAGTATTCTTGATTATATTATTACGATTGTCAACAATACCAGAAATTTGTCGACTGTGCTTTTAGGAGCAAGTCCGAGAGCAGCGATTAGTTTGATGAAGGCGTCGCAAGCCAAGGCTTTTATAGAAGGTCGCAATTATGTTCTGCCTGATGATGTGAAATATTTAAGCGTGCCAGTTCTATCACACAGAATAATATTAAAAAATGAAGCGAGATTTAATAACCTTGATGAGAGAAGTGTGATAAAAGATATCTTGAATGCGACAAAAGTACCGGTGGTAAAGAAATATGCGTAA
- a CDS encoding spore coat protein produces the protein MISNAGMTDKDIMMGVLGDYKLAIDALSHAATEAANESLKRDFINALNSTFEEQKQVWNAINQRGWYSVKPAQLQEIQETKNKFRQPAGVM, from the coding sequence ATGATAAGTAATGCAGGCATGACAGATAAAGACATTATGATGGGAGTACTGGGCGATTACAAACTTGCTATCGATGCACTTTCACATGCAGCGACTGAAGCTGCCAATGAAAGCCTCAAAAGGGATTTTATTAATGCTTTAAATTCAACATTTGAAGAACAAAAGCAAGTATGGAATGCTATTAATCAAAGAGGATGGTACTCAGTAAAGCCGGCACAATTGCAAGAAATACAGGAGACAAAAAATAAATTTAGACAACCAGCCGGCGTTATGTAA
- a CDS encoding iron-containing alcohol dehydrogenase, whose amino-acid sequence MKSNFTYFMPTEIIFGPGTLEKLATVRLPGKKALLVIGSGNSMRKHGYLDRVTSYLKQNNVDYVVYDKILPNPIADHVAEGAKLAKENECDFVIGLGGGSTIDSSKAIAVMAKNPGDYWDYVSGGSGKGMEVKNGALPIVAIPTTAGTGTESDPWAVVTKTETNEKIGFGCKYTYPTLSIVDPELMVSIPPKFTAYQGMDAFFHSVEGYLATVNQPGSDVLALQSINLITENLPKAVEDGNNIEARTALAWASTAAGIVESLSSCISHHSMEHALSAYHPDIPHGAGLIMLSVSYFSFMASKVPDRFVDIAKAMGEEINGATKEEQAISFIKGLKKLIKNIGMEDLSLSGFGVKEDEIEKLSRNAMDTMGGLFQVDPYKLSLEEVMSIYKNCF is encoded by the coding sequence ATGAAATCTAATTTTACATACTTTATGCCGACAGAAATTATTTTTGGTCCTGGTACTCTTGAAAAGTTAGCTACAGTCCGATTGCCTGGGAAGAAAGCTCTTCTGGTGATTGGAAGCGGAAATTCTATGAGAAAACATGGGTATTTAGATAGAGTAACAAGTTATTTGAAACAAAACAATGTTGATTATGTAGTGTATGATAAAATATTGCCAAATCCTATAGCCGATCATGTGGCAGAAGGTGCAAAATTGGCAAAGGAGAATGAATGTGATTTTGTTATAGGGCTTGGTGGTGGCAGCACTATAGACTCATCAAAAGCTATAGCTGTCATGGCTAAGAATCCTGGTGACTATTGGGACTATGTATCTGGCGGAAGCGGAAAAGGTATGGAAGTCAAAAACGGGGCATTGCCTATAGTTGCTATACCGACAACTGCAGGTACAGGCACAGAATCTGATCCATGGGCCGTTGTGACGAAGACAGAGACAAATGAAAAGATTGGTTTTGGGTGCAAATATACATATCCAACACTTTCAATAGTTGACCCTGAATTAATGGTATCAATTCCGCCAAAGTTTACTGCGTATCAAGGGATGGATGCATTTTTCCATTCCGTTGAAGGATATCTCGCAACTGTCAATCAACCAGGAAGCGATGTTTTAGCACTTCAATCAATAAACCTTATTACAGAGAATCTTCCAAAAGCTGTTGAGGATGGAAACAATATTGAGGCTCGTACAGCACTGGCATGGGCAAGCACAGCAGCAGGAATAGTAGAATCATTATCTTCATGTATTTCGCATCATTCGATGGAACATGCTTTAAGTGCATATCACCCTGATATACCACACGGAGCGGGCCTTATAATGCTATCTGTATCTTACTTTAGCTTTATGGCTTCAAAAGTTCCTGATAGATTTGTAGATATTGCAAAGGCCATGGGCGAAGAGATAAATGGAGCTACTAAAGAAGAGCAAGCTATATCCTTTATAAAAGGTCTAAAAAAATTAATTAAGAATATAGGAATGGAAGATTTGAGCTTGTCAGGCTTTGGAGTTAAAGAAGATGAAATAGAAAAGCTGTCTAGGAATGCTATGGATACAATGGGAGGACTATTTCAGGTTGACCCATATAAGCTGTCATTAGAAGAGGTAATGTCCATATACAAAAACTGCTTTTAA
- a CDS encoding FAD-dependent thymidylate synthase gives MLMRKLTEGEERLLKKFVTNLYGPVYFIHSLPEFIIPPINSKVSRKDTSWRLNILESLTSGDLDINDFLTTSEIPMDVAIKKAKAFHEKWVEKFGHSSIAEQNLMHLCIEDTSRYLSGDIELMNKRPSFIEWSQRYQRPTRDRFIIPPELDDYPDLKGKFIKVWNISFDAYETLVAELTEFLKSAVERNEHESDKAYINRISKIAFEDARYALLLSAKTSFAVALNALDLQDIIRKLQSHGTKEAEILAENIINEAEKIAPSMMRHLSPSKYQLAVNKDMEKIAKGYNFNDNSETSDVELIDYTGKNGEMTFLDILTMHILFSYTGKPIDGIIKTVKALSREEKAYIVESAASKMDQFDHLIEPFRAVRYKFQLKVSEAAWHQLLRHRMINFNAYKPTVENGYTVPPNVEKAGCVDVLKKAIDESEKLYMELSEKLPNVCHYVVTNAHRRIVLMDADLWAFDHFANLRCTPEAQWDIRSISYKMLDLIKEQTPEVSKFLARRKQS, from the coding sequence ATGTTAATGAGAAAATTGACAGAAGGTGAAGAAAGGTTATTAAAAAAATTTGTGACGAATTTATACGGCCCGGTTTATTTTATACATTCACTGCCAGAGTTTATAATACCTCCTATTAATTCGAAAGTAAGCAGGAAGGATACTAGCTGGAGGTTAAATATATTAGAGTCTCTAACATCAGGCGATCTTGATATAAATGATTTTCTTACAACATCTGAAATTCCGATGGATGTGGCAATAAAGAAAGCTAAGGCATTCCACGAAAAGTGGGTAGAAAAGTTCGGCCATTCTTCTATAGCAGAACAGAATTTGATGCATTTGTGCATAGAGGATACTTCTAGATACCTATCTGGTGACATTGAACTGATGAATAAAAGGCCTTCGTTTATTGAATGGAGCCAAAGATATCAAAGGCCAACAAGAGACAGGTTTATAATTCCTCCAGAACTTGATGATTATCCGGATTTAAAGGGAAAGTTTATAAAGGTTTGGAATATTTCTTTTGATGCATATGAAACTCTTGTAGCTGAACTTACGGAATTTTTAAAGTCAGCTGTCGAGAGGAATGAGCATGAAAGTGACAAAGCCTACATAAATAGAATAAGCAAAATAGCCTTTGAAGATGCTCGATATGCACTCTTGTTGTCTGCTAAAACCAGCTTTGCTGTTGCGTTAAATGCTCTTGACTTACAAGATATAATAAGAAAACTGCAATCTCATGGTACAAAAGAAGCGGAAATATTAGCAGAGAATATCATAAATGAAGCAGAAAAAATAGCACCAAGCATGATGAGACATTTAAGTCCGTCAAAATATCAATTGGCTGTTAATAAAGATATGGAGAAAATAGCTAAGGGTTATAATTTTAACGATAATTCGGAAACATCAGATGTTGAGTTGATTGATTATACAGGTAAGAACGGAGAAATGACATTTCTTGATATACTAACAATGCATATTCTCTTTTCATATACTGGAAAACCTATTGATGGAATAATAAAAACGGTTAAGGCTCTTAGCAGAGAAGAAAAGGCTTATATAGTAGAATCTGCAGCATCAAAGATGGATCAGTTTGATCATCTGATAGAACCTTTTAGAGCTGTAAGGTATAAATTTCAGTTAAAAGTAAGTGAAGCGGCATGGCATCAATTGCTTAGGCACAGAATGATTAATTTCAATGCTTATAAGCCTACAGTTGAAAATGGATATACTGTACCGCCGAATGTTGAAAAAGCTGGATGTGTTGATGTATTAAAAAAGGCAATTGATGAATCCGAAAAATTGTACATGGAGCTGTCTGAAAAATTACCTAATGTATGTCATTATGTCGTTACAAATGCACATAGAAGGATTGTACTTATGGATGCAGATCTGTGGGCATTTGACCATTTTGCTAATTTAAGATGTACACCGGAAGCCCAGTGGGATATAAGAAGTATTTCATACAAAATGCTTGATCTCATTAAAGAACAAACACCTGAAGTATCAAAGTTTTTAGCTAGAAGGAAACAGTCATAA